The Christiangramia flava JLT2011 region CTGCCTGTTCTTCGCTAGTTCTTACCTTACCTTTATCTCCTTCAAATTTCGTATAGTCGTATTTTCCGTTCACGTAAAATTCCGCAGAAGCACAATCCAAAGCGATCATCACTTCCTCTCCCGGCTTATAACCAGATTTCTCAATTGCATTCAGGATGGTGTCCAAGGCATCTTCCGTTCCGTCCAGTGTTGGAGCAAAACCTCCTTCATCTCCTACTGCAGTACTAAGACCTCTATCGTGTAATACTTTCTTCAGGTTATGGAAAATTTCAGTTCCCATTTTGATCGCGTGGCTAAAATCTTTTGCCTTTACAGGCATGATCATGAATTCCTGAAAAGCGATTGGCGCATCACTGTGAGAACCGCCGTTGATAATGTTCATCATAGGTACCGGCAAAGTGTTGGCGCTTACACCACCTACGTAGCGATAGAGCGGCAATCCAAGCTCATTGGCTGCAGCCTTAGCCACTGCAAGAGAAACACCAAGGATGGCGTTAGCCCCCAGTTTGGATTTATTTGGAGTTCCATCAAGATCACGCATGGTCTGGTCGATCAGGTTTTGTTCAAAAACCGAAAACCCAAGCAATCTCTCTGCAATCTCTCCGTTTACGTTTTCAATAGCTTTAGAAACACCCTTACCCATGTAGTCTTTTCCGCCGTCACGAAGCTCTACGGCCTCATGTTCACCTGTTGAAGCTCCAGAAGGAACTGCTGCACGTCCAAGAATACCATTTTCAGTAACTACATCAACCTCTACTGTAGGGTTTCCGCGTGAGTCAAAAATCTGGCGGGCGTGAATATCTAAAATCGCACTCATAATCTTTTTTAATTAGTTAATTGAATTCTCTGCAAGATACAAAGACGAGTGCTAAAAAGCGAGTGAAGACGGTAGTTTTAAGGCATTTATAACGATAAATTAATTTCAATCGTTTTCGTACACCGCATTGAAAAATTTATAATTCATCACTATAAATGCCCATAAATATGAAGATTTAAAAATCTGAAATTAGATTACTTATTGTTTACCTAATTTAAAACCTAGCTGGAAACCTAAAATTCCCGCCAGGTAAGAATCATCCTGGTCAAAGCCGTAACCCAAACCTAAATTCAGGTTCAGCTTAAAATGTCGGCCGTAAACCCGTTGTAGTCCCCAGGCTGGCCCCACAACTCCGGAAAAACCTCCAGATTGTTCCAGATCTCCAATAATTGGTTTTCCCGGATCCAGCAGCACCACTCCGGAAATATAATTCCCACTATTGTTTTGGATATTTTTCCCTTTTTCCAGTCGCTTGTCAAAATTGTAGTAATAGCGATACTGTGTTTGAAAAAAAGGATATATCCCGAACTCTGCATCTTCATCCATCCATTTTTCATATCCAAAATAAAGACCGGCCAGAAAATCCAGACTGGAACGCTGCCCTATTGCCAATTCATACTCCACAGAAGGTGCCAGAAAATTTAAGGAAAACTGATCTTGGGTTTGCGGAAGGTCTCCGGAATTTTGAGTTGCCTGCTCCTGGGCAAAACTGTTCATGCCTACCAGCATGAGAGCCAGAATAAAAATTTTTCTCATAAAAAATTAGATTAGGTTATTAACAGTTTTGCGAAAGACAAAAAACATTCCAAAAACCGCCAGTAGTGCGGGATTTGAACAAATAAAAAAAGCCGGCAGATGCCGGCTTTAACATAATAATCTCATTATTAAGATCTTGCTGATGCTATTCTTTCAATAAATTCATCAAATAAATAACTCGCATCGTGTGGTCCCGGACTAGCTTCGGGATGGTATTGTACTGAAAATACGTTTTTAGACTTCATGGCAAGTCCGCCCACAGTACCGTCGTTCAAACAAACATGGGTTACCTCCACATCAGGATGATTCTCGGTTTGCTCTTTATCTACTGAAAACCCATGGTTTTGAGAAGTGATCTCTCCTTTTCCGCTCACCAGGTTTTTAACCGGGTGGTTGATCCCACGGTGGCCATGATGCATTTTATAAGTCTGGATACCATTAGCGATTGCTATGATTTGATGACCCAGGCAAATTCCGAATAAGGGATGGTTATTTTCAATAATATCTTTTGTAGCATTAATAGCACTTTCTAAAGGCTCCGGATCACCAGGACCGTTTGAAAGAAAATACCCATCCGGATTCCAGGCTTTCATATCTTCATAACTTGCATCATAAGGAAAAACCTTGATGTAAGCGTCCCTTTTTGCCAAATTCCGAAGGATGTTCCTTTTAATCCCTACATCCAGCGCAGCGATCTTATAGGTAGCATTTTCATCACCGTAAAAATAAGGTTCTTTCACAGATACTTTAGAAGCGAGTTCCAGACCTTTCATATTCGGCACTTCTTTCAGTTTCGCTTTCAGGCCTTCGATATTCTCCACATCAGTTGAAATAATAGCATTCATGGCCCCATTTTCACGGATATAGGTCACCAAAGCCCGGGTATCCACATCTGAAATAGCAAATAGGTTACTATCATCCAGGAACTCCAGCAGCGTTTGATCGGCCGCTGGTCGCGATTGCGTGTAGCTGAAATTTTTACAAATTAGCCCGGAAATCTTCGCTCTATCTGATTCATTCTCGTCTTCATTGGTTCCGTAATTCCCGATATGGGCATTGGTGGTAACCATTAATTGGCCGTAGTACGAAGGATCAGTAAAAATTTCCTGATAGCCGGTCATCCCGGTGTTGAAACAAACCTCTCCTACTGCCGAACCATCTTTATCTCCTACCGCTTTTCCGTAGAAAATAGTTCCATCCTCCAGTAAAATAAGTGCTTTTTTGCGTGGCTGATATTTCATAGTTGTATTGTTGTTGCCGTAAAATTAAAAGTTTTTATTCTCAAAAGGGTATAAAAAAAGGATAAACCAAAAAAGTTTATCCTTTTAAATATCAGATTAAAATAAGAAGCATTTCTATTCTTCTTTTTTGTCATCTTTCTTTTCTTCAGCTTTTGCTTCTTCCTTCTTAGGAGCTTCTGCCTTTGGTTGAGCAGGAGCCTCAGAAGTTTTCTTACCTGCACGTCTGGTAGATTTCTTTTTCTTCGGCTTATCCACACCGTAAGTTTCGTTGTAATCTACCAACTCGATCATGGCCATTTCAGCAGCATCCCCAAGACGACTACCTAACTTGATCACTCGAGTATATCCTCCCGGACGGTCTCCCACTTTAGGAGCTACCTCGCGGAACAATTCACTTACCGCGTCTTTACTACGAAGTTTACTAAAAACTACACGTCTATTGTGCGTAGTATCTTCTTTAGACTTGGTGATCATTGGTTCAACAAACACTTTTAAAGCTTTTGCTTTGGCAAGAGTGGTGTTGATGCGTTTGTGCTCGATCAGGGAACAAGCCATATTCGCAAGCATTGCCTTACGATGGGCTGTTTTTCTACCTAAATGGTTTATCTTTTTTCCGTGTCTCATGACGTTTTTTGTTTCATCATCTTGCTGCGACCCGCTCTGGGGAGCAAAATATGATGGTTAAATATTATGCAGCTTGGAAAGCTACAACTAGTCTTTATCTAATTTATATTTTGAAAGATCCATACCGAAGTTCAAACCTTTGTTGCTTACCAGCTCTTCCAATTCAGTAAGAGATTTTTTTCCGAAGTTTCTGAATTTCATCAGATCGTTCTTGTTGTAAGATACAAGGTCTCCAAGGGTATCAACCTCAGCCGCTTTCAGGCAGTTCAGTGCTCTAACCGAAAGATCCAGGTCAACCAGTTTGGTTTTCAGGAGCTGTCTCATGTGAAGAGATTCTTCATCATAAGTCTCGGTTTGGGCAATTTCATCAGCCTCCAGTGTAATTCTCTCATCAGAGAACAACATAAAGTGGTGAATGAGTGTCTTGGCTGCTTCAGTTAACGCATCTTTTGGATGAATAGACCCATCAGAAATGATTTCGAAAACCAGTTTCTCATAATCGGTCTTTTGCTCTACACGATAGTTCTCAATGCTATACTTCACGTTTTTAATCGGAGTATAGATCGAATCGGTAAAAATGGTTCCAAGAGGTGCGTTAGGCTTTTTGTTCTCTTCAGCAGGAACATAACCTCTACCTTTCTCAATAGTGATCTCCATGTTCAGGCTCACTTTCTTATCCATGTGACAGATGATCTGATCTGGATTCAGAATTTGGAAACCTGAGATAAATTTCTGGAAGTGACCGGCAGTTAACTGCTCTTCTCCGGAAACTGAAATGGTTACCGATTCGTTATCGATCTCGTCTATCTGTCTTTTGAAACGGATTTGCTTCAGATTCAATACTATTTCAGTAACATCCTCCACAACTCCGGAAATGGTAGAGAATTCGTGATCTACACCTTCAATACGTACTGAAGTGATCGCGAAACCTTCCAAAGAAGATAAAAGCACTCGTCTTAAAGCGTTACCAACGGTTAATCCGTAACCCGGTTCCAAAGGGCGAAATTCAAATTTCCCCTCGAAATCGGTAGAATCAATCATTATAACTTTATCGGGCTTTTGAAAATTTAATAATGCCATATTTCGACTTCTGTGTGAATTATTATTTCGAATATAATTCGACGATGAATTGTTCATTGATATTTTCAGGAATCTGAACTCTTCCTGGAACGGAAACAAATGTTCCTTCTTTTTTCTCTGAATTCCAAGATAACCATTCATACACTGCGCTATTGTTAGACAGTGATTCCTGAACAACACCTAAAGATTTAGATTTCTCACGAACTCCAACAACATCTCCTGCCTTTAGGTGATAAGATGGAATGTTCACGATCTCCCCGTTTACTGTGATGTGACGGTGACCTACCAACTGGCGGGCTGCTCTTCTAGAAGGCGCTACACCCATACGGTAAACCACGTTATCCAAACGGCTCTCGCAAAGCTGTAATAATACCTCACCGGTAATTCCCTGAGAACGGGTAGCTTTCTCGAACATATTACGGAATTGACGCTCCAGGATACCATACGTATACTTCGCCTTCTGCTTCTCCATCAACTGGATTGCGTATTCCGATTTTTTTCCACGACGACGGTTGTTACCGTGCTGTCCCGGAGGGTAATTTCTTTTTTCAAAAGATTTGTCGTCACCAAAAATAGGCTCTCCGAATTTACGGGCTATTTTAGTTTTTGGACCTGTATATCTTGCCATTACTATAGTTGTTTGGGAAAGGGATTATGAATTAAGGCATTAGTCCTTCGATAATCTAATTCCTCTCCTAATTATTAAAATACTTATACTCTACGTCTCTTAGGTGGACGACAACCGTTGTGTGGAAGTGGAGTGATATCGATAATCTCTGTAACCTCTATTCCGCTATTGTGGATAGAACGGATTGCAGATTCTCTACCATTTCCAGGACCTTTTACGTACACCTTTACTTTACGCAAACCAGCTTCGTGAGCTACTTTTGAAGCATCTTCAGCGGCAAGCTGCGCAGCGTAAGGAGTATTCTTTTTAGATCCTCTAAAGCCCATCTTACCAGCAGATGACCAAGCTACCACATCTCCTTTTTTATTGGTAAGAGAGATGATGATGTTGTTGAAAGACGCCGTTACGTGAGCTTCTCCATTAGACTCCACGATAACTTTACGTTTCTTCTGGGTTTTTCCGGCTTTTTGATTTGTCTTCTTTGCCATACTACTTACTATTTAGTTGCTTTTTTCTTGTTAGCAACTGTTTTTCTTCTTCCTTTACGAGTTCTAGAGTTGTTCTTGGTACGCTGTCCTCTTAGTGGAAGTCCCACTCTGTGACGAATACCTCTGTAACATCCAATATCCATTAGACGTTTGATGCTCATCTGAACTTCAGTACGCAATTCCCCTTCGATGGTGTATTGACCAACTGCTTCACGAATGCGACCAATCTCGTCATCGTCCCAGTCTGAAACTTTTTTGCTTTCGTCTACTTTGGCTGCAGCCAGGATCTCCTGAGCTCTGCTTTTACCAATACCGAAGATATAGGTCAATGCTATAACTCCTCGCTTTTGTTTAGGTATATCAACCCCTGCTATTCTTGCCATAATTAGCCTTGTCTTTGTTTAAACTTGGGATTCTTTTTGTTAATTACGTAAAGGCGCCCTTTTCTGCGAACAATCTTGCAGTCGGCACTTCTCTTTTTTATTGATGCTCTAACTTTCATCTTATCTGTTTTTTGTTCACCGGCAGGGAGTTATCCCATTCCGTGAAATTTAGGCGTCATAAATTTTTCAGAGTGCAAAAGTATAAAAAATTTATAAACTCCTGAAAATTACTTTTTAGTATCTGTAAGTTATTCGAGCCTTGGATAAATCGTAAGGACTCATTTCCAGTTTGACCTTATCTCCTGGCAACAATTTGATGTAATGCATTCTCATCTTACCAGAGATATGGGCCGTTACAACGTGGCCGTTCTCCAATTCTACTCGGAACATCGCATTTGACAATGCTTCAATGATTGTTCCGTCCTGTTCAATTGGTGGTTGTTTTGCCATAATTAAGCTACTGCTTTTCTGTTTTTACCTGTTTTCATTAATCCGTCATAGTGTCTATTCAATAGGTAAGAATTTACCTGCTGCATAGTATCTATTGCAACTCCCACTAAAATCAGAAGCGAGGTACCTCCAAAGAACAACGCCCATCCCTGCTGCACACCCAACAGTGAATATACGATTGCAGGAAACACTGCAATTAGCGCCAGGAAGATAGATCCTGGAAGCGTTATTTGAGACATGATACGATCCAGATACTCGGAAGTTTCGGTTCCTGGGCGAATACCCGGGATAAACCCTCCACTGCGTTTAAGATCGTCAGCCATTTTATTCGTTGGAACGGTGATCGCTGTGTAGAAATAGGTGAAAATAATAATCAACAAAGCGAAAACCAGATTATACCAAAATCCGAATATATTTCTAAATGCCGCGGTCACACCCTGAGCAGCTTCCGAATCAGACAATCCGGCGATCGCTACAGGAATGAACATAATTGCCTGCGCAAAGATGATTGGCATCACTCCAGATGCATTCAGCTTAAGAGGTATATATTGTCTTGAACCGAATACATTCTTTTCATACCCGCCAGAAGCGGTTCTTCTCGCATACTGAACCGGTATTTGTCTTACAGCCATAACCAGTAACACACAGGCCATGATCACTGCGAACCAGATCACCAATTCGATAAGGATCATAATCAAACCACCGTTCGATTCAAAAACTCGTGAGGCGAACTCCTGAACGAAAGCCAAAGGCATTCTGGCAATGATTCCTACCATAATAAGCAGGGAGATCCCGTTACCGATACCCTTATCAGTAATCTTCTCACCCAGCCACATCGCGAAGATGGTACCGGTGGTAAGGATGATTACTGAAGAAACTACAAATGTTAAGTTATTTCCAAGCAAAAACGCTTCAGACGGCAGGGTTGCAAACAGATTATAGATATAACCAGGACCCTGTACAAGCGTAATGGCAATGGTTAACCACCTTGTAATCTGGTTGATTTTCTTACGACCGCTCTCTCCTTCTTTCTGTAGCTTCTGAAGATAAGGAATCGCGATTCCCATCAACTGCACCACAATGGAAGCCGAGATATACGGCATGATTCCCAATGCGAAAACCGATGCGTTAGAGAAAGCACCACCGGTAAATGCATTCAGCAAACCAAGCAACCCGTTTTCAGTCTGGGTTGCAAGATTTGATAATTGAGCTGCATCGATACCCGGAAGTACCACCTGTGCACCGAATCGATACACTAAAAGCAAACCGAGGGTTACTAAAATTCGGTTTTTTAGCTCCTCGATTTTCCAAATATTTTTAATCGTATTGATGAATTTCATGTGATATATCTATTATAAAGTAACAACTTCACCTCCGGCAGCTTCAATAGCTTCTTTCGCTGAGGCCGTAAATTTATGAACAGATACTTTCAACTTTGCCTTTAATTCACCTCTACCTAATATCTTAACTAGTTCGTTTCTTCCAGCCAGACCGTTCTCTACAAGAACATCCATATCAACAGTATCTTTAATTCTACCGTTATCAACTAATGTTTGTAGTGTATCCAGGTTGATTCCCTGGTACTCTTTACGATTTCTGTTGTTGAAACCGAACTTAGGAACACGTCTCTGCAAAGGCATTTGCCCACCTTCGAAACCGATCTTCTTAGAATAACCTGAACGTGATTTAGCCCCTTTATGACCACGGGTAGCGGTTCCACCTTTACCCGAGCCTTCTCCGCGGCCTACACGCTTGCCATCCTTTTTTACTGAACCTTCTGCAGGTTTTAAGTTACTTAAATCCATGAGAGATATTATTTTGTTTCTTCTACAGAAACTAAGTGTTTAACTTTATTTACCATACCAAGGATGTTTGGCGTATCGTCGTGCTCAACCGTTTGACCGATCTTCTTAAGACCAAGAGCCTCAAGAATTCGCTTCTGATTCTTTGTACGGTTGATGGCGCTTCTTGTTTTTGTAACTTTAATCTTTCCCATCTTTTCCTTGATTTATCCTTTAAATACCTTTTCTAAAGAAATACCTCGCTGTTTTGCAACAGTTTCAGCACTTCTCAATTGTAATAAGGCATCAAAAGTAGCTTTAACAACGTTGTGAGGGTTAGAAGAACCCTGGTTCTTAGAAAGTACATCATGTACTCCTACTGATTCCAATACCGCACGAATAGCTCCACCGGCAATGATCCCGGTACCAGTAGCAGCCGGCATCAATAACACTCTGGCTCCACCGTATTTACCTTTTTGCTCGTGAGGCAAAGTTCCTTTGTGAAGAGGAATTCTAACAAGGTTTTTCTTGGCATCTTCCACGGCTTTGGAAATAGCATCAGCAACCTCTTTAGACTTTCCAAGTCCCTGGCCAACAACACCATTTTCATCTCCTACTACTACAATAGCAGAAAAACCGAATGCTCTACCACCTTTAGTAACCTTCGTAACACGTTGTACTCCAACCAAACGGTCTTTCAATTCAAGACCTCCTGGTTTTACATGCTCTACGTTTTTATAATCTTGATACATATCTTTTTAGAATTTTAGTCCTCCTTCGCGAGCACCTTCTGCTAATGATTTAACTCTTCCGTGATATAGATACCCACCTCTGTCAAAAGAGATCGTATCGATTCCGGCTTTCTTCGCTTTTTCAGCAATGGCCTTACCAACCAATGCCGCCTGCTCTTGCTTGCTAGAAGCTGCAGCAGCGATGTCTTTATCTCTAGAAGAAGCTGACGCTAGGGTCTTTCCTTCTACGTCGTCGATGATCTGTGCATAAATCTCTTTATTGCTTCGGAAAACAGATAATCTTGGACGGCTCTCAGTACCAACGATATCCTTACGGATACGTCTTCTGATTTTATTTCTTCTATCTTGTTTTGAAACTGCCATAATTACTTTTTATTAAGCTGATTTACCTGCTTTTCTTCTTAGTTGTTCACCAACAAACTTGATACCTTTTCCTTTGTAAGGCTCAGGCTTTCTGAAAGAACGGATCTTAGCAGCAACCTGTCCTACAAGTTGTTTGTCATGAGAAGTAAGTTTCACAACAGGATTCTTACCTTTCTCAGTCACAGTCTCCACTTTAACTTCAGGAGCCAAATCTATTACAATATTGTGAGAATAACCAACGGCAAGGTCAAGCTTGTTTCCCTGGTTGCTGGCACGATAACCAACACCAACCAGTTCCAGCTCTTTTGTGAAGCCGTTTGTTACACCTTCAATCATATTGTTCACCAAAGCACGGTAAAGACCGTGTTTTGCTTTCTGATCACTTTTATCTGAAGAACGCTCAAAAGAAATCGTGTTATCCTCAATGGTTACATCGATATCTGTAATTGTTTGCTGAAGTTCTCCTAATTTTCCTTTTACCGTTACAACACCGTCTTTGTAATCTACCGTTACACCTTCTGGAATTGTAATTGGGCTTTTACCTATTCTTGACATCTTTTTCGTCTTTTTAGTATACGTAGCACAATACCTCTCCACCAACGTTTTCAGCCTTCGCCTGCTTTCCGGTCATTACACCATGAGAAGTAGAAACGATTGCCACACCAAGACCGTTCAGGATCCTTGGGATGTCGTTAGCGCCGGCATACTTACGTAGACCAGGTTTACTTATTCTTTGAATTTTCTTAATTACCGGCTCTTTGGTGAGTTTATCATACTTCAGAGCGATTTTGATGGTTCCCTGAGCGGTATCGTCATCAAACTTGTAACTAAGAATGTATCCTTGATCGAATAAAATTTTGGTGATCTCTTTCTTAACATTGGAAGCAGGAATCTCCACCACACGGTGATTTGCCGCGTTTGCGTTCCTGATTCTTGTTAGATAATCTGCAATAGGATCTGTATTCATTTATAAAATATTTCGGAAGTGGTTTTCTCTATTTAGAACCTTCTCCCAGTTAAAAAATAATTCTTACCAGCTAGCTTTCTTAACCCCTGGAATTAATCCCTTATTAGCCATTTCCCTGAACATTACACGGGAAACTCCAAATTGTCTCATGTATCCCTTTGGTCTTCCGGTAAGTTTACAACGGTTGTGCAAACGAACAGGAGAAGAGTTTTTAGGTAATTTCTGCAACGCCTCCCAGTCTCCAGCTTCTTTCAGCTCTTCACGTTTCTTAGCGTACTTTTTTACCAGTTTTTGTCTCTTCACCTCACGGGCTTTCATTGATTCTTTAGCCATAATTAATTCTTTTTAAAAGGTAATCCTAATTCGGTTAACAATGCTTTCGCTTCCTTATCGGTATTGGCAGAAGTCACAAAAGTGATATCCATACCGGCAATTCGGTTCACTGCATCAATATCGATCTCAGGGAAGATAATCTGCTCGGTTACCCCAAGGTTATAATTACCTCTTCCATCAAACCCATTAGATTTGATACCGTTAAAGTCTCTTACTCGCGGTAAAGCGGTAGTAATCAATCTATCTAAGAATTCGTACATTCTATATCCACGTAAAGTAACTTTAGCACCAATCGGCATTCCTTTACGAAGCTTAAATGACGCAACGTCTTTCTTGGAAATTGTAGCAACAGCTTTTTGACCACTGATAGCTGATAGTTCATCAACTGCATGATCGATAAGCTTCTTATCGGCTACAGCACCACCAACACCACGGCTGATGACGATTTTCTCCAGTTTTGGAATTTCCATTACGTTCGCGTAGCTGAATTCCTCACTAAGCGCATTCTTCACACGCTCGTTGTATTCCTGTTTAAGTCTTGGTAAGTATGCCATAACTAAATTACTTCATTAGATTTTTTAGAAAATCTCACTTTCTTCCCATCCTCTTCTTTGAAACCAACTCTGGTCGTGTTACCGTTATTATCGATAAGCGCTAGGTTGGAAATATGGATAGGAGCTTCCTTCTCTTTAATACCACCTTGTGGATTTTGAGCACTCGGCTTTTCATGTTTAGAGATCATGTTAACCCCTTCCACGATGGCTTTATTTTTATCACGAAGTACTTTCTGTACTTTACCTTCCTGACCTTTATGGTCTCCGGCAATTACACGAACAGTATCTCCTGATTTGATTTTAAGCTTTGTCATTTTCTTAATGTATTAAAGCACTTCAGGTGCCAATGATACAATTTTCATGAATTGCTTATCACGAAGTTCACGTGCTACAGGACCAAATACACGGGTTCCGCGCATTTCTCCCTGAGGGTTCAAAAGCACACAGGCGTTATCATCAAAACGGATGTAAGATCCGTCTGGTCTGCGTACTTCTTTCGTGGTACGTACAACTACAGCTGTAGACACGGCTCCTTTTTTGATATTCCCGTTTGGAGTGGCTTCTTTCACACTCACAACGATCTTATCTCCAACTGAAGCGTATCGCTTTTT contains the following coding sequences:
- the rplE gene encoding 50S ribosomal protein L5 produces the protein MAYLPRLKQEYNERVKNALSEEFSYANVMEIPKLEKIVISRGVGGAVADKKLIDHAVDELSAISGQKAVATISKKDVASFKLRKGMPIGAKVTLRGYRMYEFLDRLITTALPRVRDFNGIKSNGFDGRGNYNLGVTEQIIFPEIDIDAVNRIAGMDITFVTSANTDKEAKALLTELGLPFKKN
- the rplN gene encoding 50S ribosomal protein L14, giving the protein MVQQESRLKVADNTGAKEVLAIRVLGGTKKRYASVGDKIVVSVKEATPNGNIKKGAVSTAVVVRTTKEVRRPDGSYIRFDDNACVLLNPQGEMRGTRVFGPVARELRDKQFMKIVSLAPEVL
- the rplF gene encoding 50S ribosomal protein L6, whose amino-acid sequence is MSRIGKSPITIPEGVTVDYKDGVVTVKGKLGELQQTITDIDVTIEDNTISFERSSDKSDQKAKHGLYRALVNNMIEGVTNGFTKELELVGVGYRASNQGNKLDLAVGYSHNIVIDLAPEVKVETVTEKGKNPVVKLTSHDKQLVGQVAAKIRSFRKPEPYKGKGIKFVGEQLRRKAGKSA
- the rplX gene encoding 50S ribosomal protein L24, which codes for MTKLKIKSGDTVRVIAGDHKGQEGKVQKVLRDKNKAIVEGVNMISKHEKPSAQNPQGGIKEKEAPIHISNLALIDNNGNTTRVGFKEEDGKKVRFSKKSNEVI
- the rpsH gene encoding 30S ribosomal protein S8, giving the protein MNTDPIADYLTRIRNANAANHRVVEIPASNVKKEITKILFDQGYILSYKFDDDTAQGTIKIALKYDKLTKEPVIKKIQRISKPGLRKYAGANDIPRILNGLGVAIVSTSHGVMTGKQAKAENVGGEVLCYVY
- the rpsN gene encoding 30S ribosomal protein S14 — its product is MAKESMKAREVKRQKLVKKYAKKREELKEAGDWEALQKLPKNSSPVRLHNRCKLTGRPKGYMRQFGVSRVMFREMANKGLIPGVKKASW